A region of Micromonospora sp. WMMD882 DNA encodes the following proteins:
- a CDS encoding GAF domain-containing sensor histidine kinase has product MSASTPVRVQPHPLAATARVVMLALVAVLILLRTRDVGQLRWVLLLAVAGLPTLLAPGQRILGPLSRAAEVVVLGLAASQIAALGAGGGSLAGMGASAVLPYLAVPVTVTALRRRFREGAALLALTAATLLVSGAFTGVASGRQLGQLGYLAVCAQWLILAGLGLYAASTLHRVMAVRPEVKPQPYAEATRLLTQLRSVARQLPGATLDPGGISEHLLEELRAVTRADRAAVLSASGGGRLVVLAQVGVDRVDWETTLDADSAIADAWASQQPQTASRSQARSHRGGDVSALIVPLVAGVRTVGLVALEADVAQAYPAPVVDRVTALTRPAALRLEAALLFDEVRSLATNEERQRLAREIHDGVAQELVMVGYGIDNALATVHDDAEETAESLRTLRGEVTRVIQELRLSLFELRSEVDRHGGLAAAIAEYARTVGASGGLRVHLSLDESTARLPAATEAELLRIAQEAVTNARKHAGAANLWVTCEVDPPYAQIEVSDDGQGIADQRPDGRYGLAIMAERAERIRGRLEIRPRQPSGTTVAVVLGASPRRDNVRGTATVGEGE; this is encoded by the coding sequence GTGTCCGCCTCCACACCCGTCCGGGTCCAGCCGCATCCGCTGGCCGCCACCGCCCGCGTGGTCATGCTCGCGCTGGTCGCCGTCCTCATCCTGCTCCGCACCCGGGACGTGGGCCAGCTCCGCTGGGTCCTCCTGCTGGCGGTGGCCGGGTTGCCCACCCTGCTCGCCCCGGGCCAACGGATCCTCGGCCCGTTGAGCCGGGCCGCCGAGGTGGTGGTCCTGGGGCTGGCCGCCAGCCAGATCGCCGCGCTGGGCGCCGGCGGCGGCTCGCTCGCCGGGATGGGCGCGTCGGCCGTGCTGCCGTACCTGGCCGTGCCGGTCACCGTGACGGCGTTGCGCCGCCGGTTCCGGGAAGGCGCCGCGCTGCTCGCGCTCACCGCGGCCACCCTGCTGGTCAGCGGGGCGTTCACCGGGGTCGCCAGTGGGCGGCAGCTAGGCCAGCTCGGGTACCTCGCGGTCTGCGCGCAGTGGTTGATCCTGGCCGGGCTCGGGCTGTACGCCGCCAGCACCCTGCACCGGGTGATGGCGGTACGGCCCGAGGTCAAGCCCCAGCCGTACGCGGAGGCGACCCGGCTGCTGACCCAGTTGCGCAGCGTCGCCCGGCAGTTGCCCGGGGCGACCCTGGACCCGGGGGGCATCTCCGAGCACCTGCTGGAGGAGCTGCGCGCCGTCACCCGGGCGGACCGGGCGGCGGTGCTGTCGGCCAGCGGCGGCGGCCGGCTGGTGGTGCTCGCCCAGGTGGGCGTGGACCGGGTCGACTGGGAGACCACCCTGGACGCCGACTCGGCGATCGCCGACGCGTGGGCCAGCCAGCAACCGCAGACCGCGAGCCGGTCGCAGGCCCGCTCGCACCGGGGCGGGGACGTCTCGGCGTTGATCGTGCCGCTGGTCGCCGGGGTCCGCACGGTCGGCCTGGTGGCCCTGGAGGCGGACGTGGCGCAGGCGTACCCGGCGCCGGTGGTGGACCGGGTGACCGCGCTGACCCGGCCGGCCGCGCTGCGGCTGGAGGCCGCGCTGCTCTTCGACGAGGTGCGCTCGCTGGCCACCAACGAGGAACGGCAGCGGTTGGCCCGGGAGATCCACGACGGGGTGGCGCAGGAGCTGGTGATGGTCGGCTACGGCATCGACAACGCCCTGGCCACCGTGCACGACGACGCGGAGGAGACCGCGGAGAGCCTGCGCACGCTCCGCGGCGAGGTGACCCGGGTGATCCAGGAGTTGCGGCTGAGCCTGTTCGAGCTGCGCAGCGAGGTGGACCGGCACGGCGGGCTGGCCGCCGCCATCGCCGAGTACGCCCGCACCGTCGGCGCGTCCGGCGGGCTGCGGGTGCACCTGTCGCTCGACGAGTCGACCGCCCGGCTGCCCGCCGCCACCGAGGCCGAGCTGCTGCGGATCGCCCAGGAGGCGGTCACCAACGCGCGCAAGCACGCCGGGGCGGCCAATCTCTGGGTCACCTGCGAGGTGGATCCGCCGTACGCGCAGATCGAAGTGTCGGATGACGGTCAGGGAATCGCCGATCAGCGACCGGACGGCCGCTACGGCCTTGCGATCATGGCGGAGAGGGCGGAACGTATCCGGGGCCGGTTGGAGATCCGTCCGCGACAACCGAGCGGGACGACGGTGGCGGTGGTTCTCGGCGCCTCGCCCCGACGCGATAACGTGCGCGGTACCGCGACCGTTGGAGAAGGGGAGTAA
- a CDS encoding response regulator transcription factor has product MTTSPIPATRTKVLLVDDHDLIRKGLRHAFERDRQFEVVGEAATAAEGVRQAGALQPDVVIMDLRLPDGSGLEATRALRKSSASMGIVVLTMYAGDDQLFGALEAGASAFVPKTAPADEVVAAARHAASSPSAFTAADLAEAMKRRLAPSGPQLSPREGQVLRLLADGMSVAGIAKQLFVSESTAKTHISKLYEKLGAANRAQALMTALRLGLLEAPDAPKF; this is encoded by the coding sequence ATGACCACTAGCCCGATACCGGCCACCCGGACCAAGGTCCTCCTTGTGGACGATCACGACCTGATCCGCAAGGGTCTGCGGCACGCCTTCGAGCGGGACCGGCAGTTCGAGGTCGTCGGCGAGGCCGCCACCGCCGCCGAGGGGGTGCGCCAGGCCGGCGCGCTCCAGCCCGACGTGGTGATCATGGATCTGCGGCTGCCCGACGGCAGCGGCCTGGAGGCCACCCGGGCGTTGCGCAAGTCCAGCGCCTCGATGGGCATCGTGGTGCTCACCATGTACGCCGGCGACGACCAGCTCTTCGGCGCGCTGGAGGCCGGGGCGAGCGCGTTCGTGCCGAAGACCGCGCCGGCCGACGAGGTGGTGGCCGCCGCCCGGCACGCCGCCTCCTCCCCCAGCGCGTTCACGGCCGCCGACCTGGCCGAGGCGATGAAGCGCCGGCTGGCCCCGTCCGGCCCGCAGCTCTCGCCGCGCGAAGGGCAGGTGCTGCGGTTGCTCGCCGACGGCATGAGCGTGGCCGGCATCGCCAAGCAGCTCTTCGTCAGCGAGTCCACGGCCAAGACGCACATCTCGAAGCTCTACGAGAAGCTCGGCGCCGCCAACCGCGCCCAGGCCCTGATGACCGCCCTGCGGTTGGGGCTGCTGGAGGCCCCGGACGCGCCGAAGTTCTGA